ATGGGACAGACTCCAGGGAGGAGCACCGGCCTGCCAGGCAGAAAACATCACGACGTTCCGCCGTCTCAGGGTGCAGGTCGCCGATCCAGCAGAAATCGTTGAGCAGGGCCTCCACCGTTGGGAGCTCCCAGGCGTGAGCCGGTATGCCACGCAGCTCAACCTCTACCGCGACAGGGAGAGAAGCCGCCTTGGCGTTGATGAACCGCGACCACCGCCGAACATGAAGACGGTGGGAATTGGTGACGATCGGACGTCCTCCATTGAACACCCGCATTGCCGCCGCCTCATCTTGCAGGATAACCAGAAAACTTGCCGGGCCAAACTGTCGTACGAAGAGCTGGGAACTCTGTAGCTCGAAGCGGGCGGCGATCGTAGCCGAAATTGCGCTCGCCGAGCCGTCGAGGCAGTCCCCGAACACAGAGACGACCAACGCCTTGGAGAGGTCCTCCTCCCGTTGCACGATGCTGGCCGAGCGATCGATTATCCGTCGAGGCCGCGATACTGCAGCCGAGGACCCATCATCGCTCGAGGCCAATCCCGAGTAAACATCGCATCTGCCCCCATCTCCCTCGACGTCACCACCAGGAACGGAAGGAGATGGTGGTCCGCCAGGAGAGGCCGCACGCCGGCCCCGGCAACGACGCCGACGTCGTCCAACACCGGCCGCCTCCACGCAAGTGCGGGTTGCCGTGGCCACCGGGAGTGGAGGGGAACAGGTCGACACCGAGCCGAGAGCGCCTGCCGCGGGGGCGGCGTCCATCAGCACCCAGACTCTCCGTTGTCCCGTCGAGCCGGCGtccgtgcggcggcgctggcaccTGTAGGAGATGTGCCCGAGCCCGCGACACACGAAGCAGCGCGGCTTGGAACGGCACGCCACCGCCCGGTGATCCTCGGAGAAGCAGTTGAAACACCTGCCCCGGAGATCCCCAGGGACCCGTCGACGGGGCAGGCGGGCCTGACGCAAACGGGCGCGGCGAGCACGTCGACTCATCGCCTCTTGCCATCCATCCGAGTCGGTCCGCCGTACGGGCAGAGCACGGCGGTCCGCCGGACGCAGCACGATGCGCGTCACCTCGGCCCGCGACGGCGGGGTCACCACGGGCGGCGGCACCCGGCGAGCAGCGTCACAAGGGGCCATCCACGAGGTTGCCGGTGGCGCGCGCCGAAGGAGGGCGTCCTTGAATGGGGTAGGAGAAGAACACTCCGGGGAACCAGAGGGAGGAGAAGCGTTCTGCCACCTCTGGAACTTGGAACGGCCCGTGGGcacgggggagagagaggaagagggggCGGGCGGCGTCTCGGTGAGGTGGGGCGCCGTCCGCTGGGTGGCCGCCGTGCCcggagtgggcggcggcgggctggtgGGGGAGCGGACTACGGGAGGGGAAACGAGTCGCTCCATCTCCTCCGGACAAGTTGTTTTGATGAGCCTACTTTCAAGGATATGTTTTTATCAGCGACATCTCACAGAAGCAGTCCAGATGCTGCTTCACAAGGTATTGCATCGACATAATACTTATTTGCATTGTCTGTAGCAACTTTTGTTTATACGACCTCCGTCTCGAAAAGGATGCAATTACGAGTTTGGATTTTGATTAAACCTCCTTAATCTAAGTTTATAGCTTTTTTAATATTTATGACTCCAAATAGCtaatactatgaaaatatattccATGATCATTCTTATGGTACTTATTTGGTATGATAACCTTTAgtactttttttttgatagttttggtcaaacttataAACATCTGACTTCTTGAAAAGTGAGGGTTGCATCTTttctgggacggagggagtactagttATATGTATCACATTGCCCAGCCATCAGGGATCTGATTTATTATCTTCTTCGCAGATAATCATACAACAGTGAAACCAGTCCACAGGGCCAGTGCATCAGATGCTTCGCGAGGAAGCAGTCACCTGTCAGACCTGTCATTTGTAAAGGAGGACCCCTGGACAAACAATGTAAAACAAAGGGAATTGTTACTCGATGAGGTTGTAGGTAGCATAACAGGAGGAGCTTTGAAAACCTCAGGCCTTGGTACTTCCCTTGTCAGCAATACGAAAGGAAAGAGAAGTGAGAGGGACAGGGAAGGGAACGGGCACAACCGAGACAGTCTTAGGTCTGGCCGTCCATCGTCATCCAATGCAAAAGGTGAAAGGAAGAATAAAACAAAGCCCAAACAGAAGACAGCCAACATCTCTGCTCCTTCAAGCAGTAACCCTAGGGATCCACAGCTTCCAGCCAAAATAACGCCTCCCAGCAATGGCAAGGACAGCACAGCAGCTCCAGCTGCTGCTAGACATGATGATCCGGCAAATGCTTCAAATGATGCCGAAATGCCGGACTTATCTAACCTCGAGCTGCCAGGAATGGACGTTGACTTTGGTGGCTGGTTAAATCTGGATGACGACGATGGACTCCAGGATCTCGACTTGATGGGCCTCGAGATCCCCATGGATGACATCAACGAAATAAACCTCATGATATAGCCGTACATTTTCATTCTCAGCGGGCCCACCCATAGAAAAGCTCCCTATAGTGCACAAGTAACATGTGATTTTCTCACAGTAACCACCAACCATCAGTTTTAACACCAGGCCGGTTTGGCTTCAGTTAGTTTTGATAAAAAAAGTTTATAGAGACATCTTGACAATCCTTACAACCACATGTTCTTTTTGTACCAGCGTGTAATTTGCCTCCCTACCTTGTACCCTCTGGTCTTCTGTGTGTGTAGACGTCGGTGTACATATCTATTTTGGTGCTGTACAAGGTAGGGATGCTAGTTACTCCATTTATCCAGGTGTACTCCAAAGGTTGTATATATCAGTAATATCAGTATCACCATCATCATATATTCTTAGTGCTGAAATAAAGCGCGCCAATTATACCTCTGCACACATCTTTCTGTTGGTTCCCTTGTTTGTTACTGCCTGCGTCACAATTGTGTGCTACGTGCCTACGTGTACGGGCGCTTTTGGTGGATGGTTTAGCACCACGCCTTTGCAATCTTCAAATGGATTCAAATTTGGTTGGTCGTCTTTGCAAATGGATTCAAATTTGGTAGGCCTTCTTTGCAAATGGATTCAAACGAGGCTAAGTTATTAGCTAGTCCCGCTAGTGAAAACTTTGTTAGCATGGCTTCCCCTGGCTAGCAGCTAAGTAATTAACTGCAAAGATCAAACAAGTGCTTACTCGTCCTAAGCATCAACATCAACTTTCCCCTTGATTCAGTCAAACATGATTTCCAATCCAATGACATATATCCCGGAACGGGGCAACCAACCCTGCTGCCAAATTTCCAGTCCTCGTGTTGACTCTGTGTGCATCTAAGACTACTATACTAGTAGGAGTGCACTATATAAGAAGCTAGGCCACGGATCTGTCTTTGTCCCGTAGTGGTAGCAGCAAAGTACCCagccatcaaaaaaaaaaaaaagcagcaaAGTACCCTGCGTTGCCTGCAGGGCCACCACTGGCACCGACCGAGGAACTGAGGAAGTGCGTGCGCAGCCTGCAACCCATGGCCGCTTCTCGCCGCTCCTCCGTTGAGCTGCCCGTCGCGGACCCGGCGGCGGATCGAGACCAAGTCCGGCTGCGCCAGCTGGGCTACAAGCAGGAGCTCAAGCGAGGCCTCTCGTAAGCTAGTAGTAGTAGCTAACTGCATGCCTTGGTTCTgagctctggtttttctgctaCATGCTGATCGAATTGCTGATGATGCATGCACAGCGTTCTTTCCAACTTCGCCTTGTCGTTCTCCATCATCTCCGTGTTCATGGGCGTGACCATCACCTATAACACCGGCCTGCGCTACGGTGGCCCGGTGTCCATGACGCTGGGGTGGCTCGTCGTCTCCGCCCTCAACGGCTGCGTCGCGCTGTCCATGGCGGAGATCTGCTCGGCGTACCCGACCTCCGGCGGCCTCTACTACTGGAGCGCCAAGCTCGCCGGCAAGGACTTGGCTCCCTTTGCGTCCTGGCTCACTGGATGGTACGTTACCTCTGTTCACATATTCTGTTGTTTGTGGCAACACTATACACTTTCTGTGTGTCACTCTCGGTTTGCAGCACATTTTGGTTGGTTTCACAAGAATATGTGCAACGGACCATTTCGCGCCAATAATAattgctactccctccgtttcaaattataagtcgttttagcttttctagatacattgcttttgctatgcatctagttATACACTATGTCTAGATTCATGGTAAAAGAAATTGATCtaaaaaagccaaaacgacttaTAACTTAGAACAGATGAAGTATAAGAAACGAACAAATGAATGATATATGTCAAACAAGCATTCCGCTTTGTGATATACATAAGGGTAAAGTCCAAATTCCACCCTCCAACTCTGGTCCAAGTCCAGATTTTAACCTTGAACCTCAAAACTGGGTAACAATAGCCTTCCAACTCTTGAAAAAGTTCAGTTTTCAACCTTGGACAGTTTTTAGACGTTTTAGACGGTTTTGACGTATGAACAATAACTTTTGATATTTTTCTATCTTTTTAGAAATCCAACTTAAGAAGCAAGAAGGGGTACCTAGAGAGCTTTAAAAATATTGATATTTTGTGCGTGATAGACTGATTAACAAggataataatgacataaaacatgctaaattttgtttagtgaaatttgaattattgCATTTTAAAAATGGTCAAACTTATATATTCTATATGAATTTTTAGGGTATTCAAATGGcaataaaaaatatcaaaaaaacATATTTGTCCATCATTTGTACTCTAGTTAATCTGACAAACAGtgacttgattttttttttgagatttttgcATAGGAGACTTTTCCATTCATTTGCCTAATCAAGTTTCATCTTTTATTGCGTCGTGTCGATCATGTGCAGGTTCAACATCGTGGGACAGGTACGCCGGCCCGATCAATCTCCCCTCCCTTCAAAGGTTCATGCATGCATATATGACTAGCTGCAACACAAAGTATATCTATATTTTCGTATTTTAGTTGGTGCTGAAATTATTCTTGATCATGTAGTAGTGTACTAGCTAGCTAGAAGGAGTAGGCATTATATTACCTGTTTTTGCGTGTTTTGGATAGCCAGCTGGCAGCTAAAGCGGCATCCTGGCATGTGGGATAGTTTCCATAGGAAAGCCGCCGGCTGGCCGGCGCACTTTGAGGCATCATATACTATTAGTAGTCAACTTAACTACCAATTTCTAATCTCATCTGAAAATTACTCCATGCATGTCTCATCAGTATTCAGTCACTAAGGGACGGAGTCCGTCGATGTTCATCTAATGGTACGCGTatggttgaagatatgactgaTAGAACGTTCATCAATGGTCAACAATGGTTGAAAACATGCATGATTGAGAAAGTAACTCGCAAAAAAATATGATCGAGAAAGTAACAGAATTTTATTATATAATATAGCCGGTGTTCTCATCGAACGGTTGAATGTTGAATCCGTTGGTGTTCGTATTTACTTAAGAAATATATTATGTATTACATTTTAATTATATACTAGCCGCCCAATCGGCAAAAGTTTGACTAGAACCGATCTCGAATGTCCATTTCTGATGACCAGAGCACTTGACATTCTTGATGAACGCACAGTGGGCAGGTACGACGAGCGTGGACTTCTCATTGGCGCAGCTTGTGCAGGTGATGGTCCTGCTGGGCACCGGAGGGCTCAACGGCGGCGGCTACATGGCATCCAAGTACGTCGTGCTGGCCATCTATGGTGCCATCCTGGTCATACATGGCTTAATGAACAGCCTCCCTATCCACTGCCTCGCATGGTTCGGCCATCTCGGAGCATTCTGGAATACCGCAGGTATGTATATACACAGCAATTCACTATATAATACATGTGACTAACGTTATTGgcgataaaaaaatatatattatatgtAGGCACATTTGCTCTGGTGATCATCATTCCAGCTGTTGCGACGGAGAGGGCGAGCACGGAGTTTATCTTTACACATTTGAACACAGAAAATGGCATGGGTATCCACGACAAGGCCTACATTCTTGCCATGGGGCTGCTGATGAGCCAGTACTCGCTCATCGGCTATGACGCATCAGCACACATGGTATGCTACCAACTACGTATATATACTCTCGTGCAATCTGACACAAAATACGTATTAGTTGTGATGGTCATTATATATACTACATAATAACAATGCATGCATGCGTGCCTGCAGACGGAGGAGACAAAGAACGCGGACTGGAGTGGTCCAAT
This portion of the Panicum virgatum strain AP13 chromosome 2N, P.virgatum_v5, whole genome shotgun sequence genome encodes:
- the LOC120660489 gene encoding amino-acid permease BAT1 homolog, which encodes MAASRRSSVELPVADPAADRDQVRLRQLGYKQELKRGLSVLSNFALSFSIISVFMGVTITYNTGLRYGGPVSMTLGWLVVSALNGCVALSMAEICSAYPTSGGLYYWSAKLAGKDLAPFASWLTGWFNIVGQWAGTTSVDFSLAQLVQVMVLLGTGGLNGGGYMASKYVVLAIYGAILVIHGLMNSLPIHCLAWFGHLGAFWNTAGTFALVIIIPAVATERASTEFIFTHLNTENGMGIHDKAYILAMGLLMSQYSLIGYDASAHMTEETKNADWSGPMGIVTSVAQLLCPASWDGFTWWLWRR